Sequence from the Leptospira bourretii genome:
TCCCTTTTGAAAGTTATCTTCTTTAAAGGAAGGAATGGTGTATGTATCGATGATTCGTTTGACAGTGACATCAGGCGGGGGTGGTAGCGGGGGCAGCTACTAAGGCGAAAGCCTAAATGGAAAAATCTTTTACCATTACAACTGTTAGACATAAACTAGAAAACCGTTAGAATCGTTGGAAAATCCTTTCCAAAACGTTTTTAACGGTAAAAGTTCACTTTTTGGACAAACTAATGAAAATTAGTTGTCCGCATGTCAAGTTCGAACCCATATTATCATTTCCGAATATTATTTGGAAAATATGTTAAAATGGCTTCCTGTTATGCGAAAAAAACTAACCCTATTCTCCTTTTTATTGATTTCCTATTCTCATTGTATTGGAATTCTTTCCGGCGGTGGCAACCAAACAGACTTTAGTCCCTTTGCTTTTCTATTTGGCCTTGTTGGCGGATCACCTGCCTCTGCCCAAAATCTAACCCCAGGAACCACCGTAGATCTGTCAGGTGATGGAAAACCAGATGGAACCCTAGTCGATTCGGATGGAGATGGTGTTTCCGATGGAATCAATCTTACCGGTGGAACCACTCCCAATCTAATCCTCATCGATACCAATGGGGATGGAACGCCGAATGACACCTCTATTGTTACCATCCTTAGTGATACCACTCCGCCAACCATCACCAGTTCCTTGTTAACCGGAACTTTCTCCACCACACAGACCACAACTCTCACATGTTCGGACAACAAAGCACCTGGATCCATTGTTTATACCTTGGATGCCTCGACTCCTAGTTTCTCACCAAAACAAGGAACCATCATTGCAAAGTCTTCCCAAGCTGTTTCTTTATCCACAGAAGGATCCCATACCCTCCAAGCCCTCTGTCGCGACTTAGCAGGAAATCTTTCAGCACCCATTAGCATTGTCTATACGATTGATACCAAAATTCCTGCGTTGACACTTGTGAGTCAATCTTCGGCAGCCATCAGTGCGAGTGCTGGTGCAATCTCCAGTTCCACAGCTACTTGGAGGTCGGACAGGTCAGGTTCTTTTACAGTCCGCGAAGGAAGCTCTTGTGATTCAGGAACCATTGCCACTACCGGATCAGTTACGGCAAATGTAGACCAAGGTTTTGTTCGTTCTCATACTCACTTTACTGGTGAAGGTACAAAGACTTACCGCATTTGTGTCACTGCTTCCAATGGACTGACTGGATTTGTTTCTGTGAGTTTACAAAGAGATGATACTGCACCAGTGGTCACAGCATCTCCTGGTGCGGGAAGTTATGGGGTAGCCACTTCGGTTTCTCTATCTTGTACGGACACTGGTGGTTCTGGATGTGATCAGATTGCCTATGCCGTCCAAGCTGGCTCAGCACCAACAAATCCAGCCATCCAAGGGACAACGGGAACCGTTAGTAGTGGAACTTTATACACGGCAGCCCTTGCCATGACCGATGGTGCCGTCACCTATACGAAGTTTGTGGCTCGTGACAAAGCAGGAAATGTTTCTAGTGTGAGTTCACAAAACTATACCGTGGACACACAAGTGGCCACCATCACTGTAAATTCCCACACGGCGGCCATCAATGGATCATCCAATGTATCATTCAGTTGGCAGAGTTCCAAAGTCGGAACTTACCAAATCCGTTTGGGTGGAAGTAGTTGTTCTACTGGAACGGCTCTTACCAATACAGGAAGTAATGCAAATGTATCTGGAAATGCAGCCTCCACAACAGACATCAGTTCGACGATAGCCAACTCACATTTTGTAGAAGGGGACAATACCATCCGCATTTGTGTGACAAACCTTGTAGGTAGTTTTGGATCCACCACTCGTACCACAAGTAAAGACACAACGGCTCCCATCGTTACAATGGCCTCTCCTTCTGGATCAGGACCATTTGCTTCCGGAACCCAACTCCAACTTAGTTGTTCTGACACTGGTGGATCTGGTTGTGATAAAATCATTTATACATTGAACGGCACAGAACCCACGTTTGATGGAAATGGTGCTGTGACCAATGGAACGGTTTATTCTTCTCCTGTGGCCCTTTCCAATGGTAGCAACCAAGTGAAATACTTGGCTCGTGACTTGGCAGGAAACTTAAGCAACGCTGGGAACCAAAGTTTCCAGGTAGGTCCACCCAATGCTCCTGCTTTTATAGAAGCACAAGCAGGCGGAACCACTGCCGTTGTGCAGTGGTGGCCGGTAACAGGCGCTACATCGTACACTGTGTACTATAGTACAAGTCCAGGGGTGACAACTTCATCGAATAGTTTTGGACCAGTAACAGATCCTTATGCAACGATTACAGGGCTTAACAGTGGGACTTTGTATTACTTTCGAGTGGTGGTGAACAATGCGTTGGGTAGTAGTGCTGTCTCGATGTTTGAAGCGATGGCTATAACAACGACTACACCTCCTGGGACGAGTATCTCAGAGACTTACTTTGATTTATCGGCCGGCCAGGCAACCAATTCAGGTTTATCCCCTTCCGCGGTAGTTGATACTCGCAATGGCAAGTTATTAGCGGTGACTCAAAATGGTGCTATTAATAATATATCTAGCCTATTCCGATGCAATCTAGATGGATCTAATTGTTCCCATACTGATATTTCAGCGGGACAAGGAACTAATTCAGGTCTTTCCCCTTCCGCAGCAGTCGATACTATCAATGGAAAGTTATTAGTAATTACTCAAAATGGCACTAATAATGGTAAACCAAGCCTATTTCGATGCAATCTAGATGGATCTAATTGTTCCTATACTGATATTTCGACGGGACAAGGGACTAATTCAGGCAATACTCCTTCTACAGCTATTGACACTATCAATGCCAAATTATTAGTAATAACTCAAAATGGCGCTAATAATGGTAAACCAAGCCTATTTCGATGCAATCTAGATGGATCCAATTGTTCCCATACTGATATTTCAGCGGGACAAGGAACTAATTCAGGTGTAAATCCTTCCGCAGTCATTGATCCACTCAATGGAAAATTATTGATTGCGACCCAGAACTCTAACAAGCTTGCTCTCTTTGTCCGATAGCCTCCCCGCGCCAGGGATCCGAAGGGCTTGGTCTCACCCACTTTGGGTGAGACGGGAGCGTGAGCGCACCCCGGAGGAGGCCCGGTCGTTTTAAAATCGAATCTTGGTCACCTAACCAATTCGAGGCGCCCGAAAGAAATATGACCCAAAGGCAATTTCAAGGATCACCTTCCAGCGTTGCAAAAACAAATATAGTATTTATCCCTACTAAAAAAACTCCCTCTTTTCCTAAACCAAACATACATTCGCCTATTCGATTTTGATACCAATTTAGAAAATGGCGATATGTACAGTTTGTTTACCGCAGGAACCAAACGACCGTTTGTCTCTATAAAACAAAATTTATCGATATTGGTCTTTTTTCTTTTGTTTAGCCCGTCCATTTGGGCCAATGAAAATGAGGCTCCTCTTACCATTCATGATAAAAAAGGACGGTGGAATATCCAATGGGGGTATAACAGAGATTATTACACCCAAAGTGATATCAATTTTCGTGGCCCTGGTTACAACTATACATTGAAAGCTGTGGATGCCAGGGACAAACCGGAATCCTTTCGAGCAGATGTTTATCTAAACCCATCTAAGTTTGAAATCCCTCAGTACAATCTAAAATTTAGTTATTTTTTTACCGACCGATTCTTCTTATCCTTTGGTGAGGACCATATGAAATATGTGGTAACACCAGGACAACCGGTCAAATATTCCGGTTACATTGATCCAGGTGTGATTGCAAAAAACCAAATGGCATTGTCTACCGAAGCCGCTCTCTTTATCTACCTCTTTCCTGAGCACGTACAAGAAATGGCCGGGTATCATGGTGGAGAACAAACCGTTACGTTAACACCCGATATACTAAAGTATGAACATACCGATGGATTAAACTATCTCTTTTTAGATTTTGGATGGATCACTCCCCTTTATACTTCATCTGATGGATTGAGTGGACTTAGTTTGGTGTCTTCCATCGGTGGTGGCCCTGTGGTTTGCCGAAGCGACGTACGCGTGTTAGGTAAGGGACAAAACAATAACTTTCATGTTTCTGGATATGGGGTTTCGGGTTACGTTGCCACTCGGTATGAATTTTCACGCACCTACTTTTTGGAATTCGGCGGTAAAGGTGGGTACATAGATCTTACAGATGTTTTGACAAGTGGTGGATCCAACCGTGCTTCTCAAAATTTTGGATTTTTAGAACTCATCGTTTCTGGTGGAATTGCGATTTAGAATTTTGCAAATAAAACTTTGGTCCTTTGTGTGGCCAAAGTGATCATTGAATCAAAAGTTTTTGATAAACTTTTTTGCCACCGCAGGAAACATTTTGATCCAGACAAAGCACGACATTTCCAGAAACAAAAGAATTTATAAAAGAGTTTGGATAGTCTGCAGAAGTGTATTTTGACGATTCTGGATGAAAACCATGATTTGGAAAATCAGCAGTCGTTTGAAAAGCCAATATACTATAGCCAACAGACTGAGAATCCAATCTACACCGGCAACCAATCGGAGTGCCTTGGGGGACAGAGGTTGTGCTTGGATCGATAAAAACATTTGTATCATAGCGATAGAAAATTGGATCTTCCGATTTTAAATAGCAAGGATATGCGTTTGCCGGATAGGCATCCGCTGCCGCCGAACAAGCACTCGACTCTGCAAGGATCGGATTGAGATACCCAGGGAATTGTTCATAAAAAGATTTTTCTTTTTCACGTTTCACACAAGAAAAGACTGTTAGGAGAAGGATGATGATGCCAAACGGATATTTCATGGGCACGCCGAAGATGGTAAAGCATTAGTGACGGCAAAAGGCCAATTGGAAAAACTAATACAAAACGTTTTCATAAAACTATACTATATTAGAAGTAAAATATATTAGAAAATTCAATGACTATTTTTTGGCAAATACCAATATAACGATCCTTTTCAAATCCAATATCTTCATTAAATTAGAATATTTGTAGTAAAATAAAAATAGAAACAATAAGCTATGTTATATGTATTAATCTTACAGATACATAATGAAACCCAATTACATAATCCTTATCCTTTTTACTTCCTTTACCGTCAGTTGTACAAAAAAAACGGACAAAACACTAGAAAATTTACTGCTTTTACAAGTAGTTTCCTCTTCCAACGAAAATTACGGCGATTCACTTCTTTGCAATGGTTATGCGGTTAATTTCCCCAAGAAAACAAATCAAAGAATTTTCTTTACAGGTAACATCTCTTATCTGACAATAAATGCTACCATAGACAAAAAAATAGTATTAACCTCTTCCACCACCCCTCTAAATAATTTTTTGGGAGTATTTCTAAATCCCATTTACTCCAACGGTCTAGAGAATTGCCAGACGCCAAGAACGGAAAATTCCTCAACAATTTTCACATCGACTGCAAACACAAATCGAATGGAGATTCAGTTTACAAGTGCCGGTTATTATGCAATTAAACTCGGTGTCATCCAATCCACCCCAAAAGACATCATGGCAAGGATCGAATGAATGGAGTAGTGAAATTGTACAATTAAATCATGATCCTAATCAAAAATAATCTAATCATCAAAATTTTCATAGATTTATTAGATTGATTCTATATCTTCCTCAATTCGAGTAGAAATATGAATCAATCCGTTATTTATGAAATCTCCGTCCAATCATTCAAAAGAGGACTTGGGAATTTAATTAAAATTTTAGAAAAAGCAGAAATCCATTCTGAAACAAAGAAGTTCCCTTTTGAAAATTTGCTAAACTCACGACTCTTTCCGGATCAATTCCAGTTAACCAAACAAATCCAAATTGCTTGCGATACCGCCAAACTTTGTGTCGCTCGTATCACAGGAAAAGAAGCTCCTGTTCATGAAGATTCAGAAAAAAATCTAAATGAACTCAAAATAAGAATCCAATCCGTGATCCAATACTTAGATACTTATAAAGAAGAAGATTTTAAATCAGTAAATGATATCAAAGTTTCGCAACCAAGATGGGAAGGAAAATATTTAACAGGGTTCGAATATTTGACTCACCATGCAATTCCCAATTTTTATTTTCATATAACAACTGCCTATGCGATTCTCAGGCATAATGGTGTGGAGATAGGGAAAAAAGATTATTTGGGTGAGATGCCATTTAAGAAATAGGAGTGAGCCCGGTCGGTTTTGGACAGGGCAACTATCACCTAACCAATTCGAGGCGCCCATAATTCTCAAAGTCCAAGCATTGTCCCTTGCTTCTACTAGCAGGAAAATACTTTACAATGAATTAAAATGAGTTTCATTGGGATTAAGTCTTATGGTGCCAACTGTTTTTGAATACAAACCTCGACTACAACTCAGTCCTTATATAGAAAGTTATCTCCTCATCCAATGTGAGGAAAGTTTTATTAAATCTATCATTCCGCACTATTCGTTTGTTTTGACCATCAAACTCAAAGGGAATCATCACTACCGAATCCATTCGGATTCTAAAAGTTTACCGATTATCTCTTTGTCGGGTTTACGTAAAACAGTAAAACATAATACACTTTCGAAAGGAGCAGAAATTTTGATTGTTAAGTTCCAACCATGGGGTGCTTTTTCTTTTTTCAATATGTCTATGAAGGAATTGAATGAGGTTGGGATTTCTGGATATGATTTATGGAATCAATCAGATTTAAATGAGATGTATTCACAATTATTGGAAACAAAGGACAATCATTCGAAGATAGATCATGTTGAGAAATTTTTATTAAAAATGATCCAAAAACAAATCATTGATAAACGTATTTTGGAAGCGATTTCGCAAATGAACCTGTCGCAAGGAAAAATCAAAATCAATGACATTGCCTCCGTTTTGAATTTAAGTATCGATACCTTTGAAAAGAAGTTTCGAGAAGTGATAGGAAGTACTCCCAAACAATTTTCTTCCATCATAAGAATGAATTCCGTAATTCAAGAAATTCGAAAATATAATTCGCTCACAAGACTTGCTTATGATTTTGGATATTTTGACCAATCACATTTCATAAGAGAATTCAAATCATTCACAGGCAAAACACCCACAGAATTTTTGACTTAAAAAAAATCACCCACCCTGATTTTTTACAATCCCTCCTTACAAAAATTCGTTATAAACATTCAATACTTATCTACCAAAGGAAGATTGTTTATGTTACAAATTTTATTCAATTTGAATTGGATTGCTATCGGATTGGCATTCCTTGTCTATTTTTTTCTAGGTTACGTTTGGTTTACTGTTCTGTTTGCAAAACCATATAGAATTTCTCTCGGAAAAGAAAACGAAACAACAGAACCTCTCACGCCAATATTTATCATTGGCCCCGGAATTTGTACTCTATTCAATCTAGTCACCACAGCAGTTTTGTTCTCCGCATTGCAAATCAACCAAATGGCCGATGCGCTCCAATGGGGATCTTTCATTGGAATTGGATATTTAGCTGCCAATACGTTTAATATCGCTATCAATCCAAACATTCCGAAACCCATTCTATATGGTATCATTTCCAGCGCCTATCACCTAGTGGGAATCAATATCGCCTCTTTTCTACTCATCCAAAACTTCTAAGGAATAAAAAAGCCGCTTCCCTTTCGGAGGAGCGGCTTTGATCCAAACCAATCTGCCAACTTAGCAAAGTAAGTTGGCGTGGTTTGTCCTTTTCTTGCTTAAAACCTTACGCTACTGGTCCGTATTGGCTGTAGTCAAATTCTTTGGAACCAGTAAGGTATTTTTTATAGTTCTCAATGAATTGTTTTGCAAGGTCAGTTGCTGTTTTGTCGTATTCTTCTTTGTTTTCCCAAGCATTACGTGGATTGAGGATATGTGCATCCACACCTTCGATGGTTTTTGGGAAAGACACTTGGAATACTGGGTGTTTTTCAAACTCGGATTTTTCAATGTTACCGTTTAGGATTTCATTGATGATTTGGCGAGTTGCAGGTAGGTTCATACGTTTTCCAA
This genomic interval carries:
- a CDS encoding chitobiase/beta-hexosaminidase C-terminal domain-containing protein, with amino-acid sequence MLKWLPVMRKKLTLFSFLLISYSHCIGILSGGGNQTDFSPFAFLFGLVGGSPASAQNLTPGTTVDLSGDGKPDGTLVDSDGDGVSDGINLTGGTTPNLILIDTNGDGTPNDTSIVTILSDTTPPTITSSLLTGTFSTTQTTTLTCSDNKAPGSIVYTLDASTPSFSPKQGTIIAKSSQAVSLSTEGSHTLQALCRDLAGNLSAPISIVYTIDTKIPALTLVSQSSAAISASAGAISSSTATWRSDRSGSFTVREGSSCDSGTIATTGSVTANVDQGFVRSHTHFTGEGTKTYRICVTASNGLTGFVSVSLQRDDTAPVVTASPGAGSYGVATSVSLSCTDTGGSGCDQIAYAVQAGSAPTNPAIQGTTGTVSSGTLYTAALAMTDGAVTYTKFVARDKAGNVSSVSSQNYTVDTQVATITVNSHTAAINGSSNVSFSWQSSKVGTYQIRLGGSSCSTGTALTNTGSNANVSGNAASTTDISSTIANSHFVEGDNTIRICVTNLVGSFGSTTRTTSKDTTAPIVTMASPSGSGPFASGTQLQLSCSDTGGSGCDKIIYTLNGTEPTFDGNGAVTNGTVYSSPVALSNGSNQVKYLARDLAGNLSNAGNQSFQVGPPNAPAFIEAQAGGTTAVVQWWPVTGATSYTVYYSTSPGVTTSSNSFGPVTDPYATITGLNSGTLYYFRVVVNNALGSSAVSMFEAMAITTTTPPGTSISETYFDLSAGQATNSGLSPSAVVDTRNGKLLAVTQNGAINNISSLFRCNLDGSNCSHTDISAGQGTNSGLSPSAAVDTINGKLLVITQNGTNNGKPSLFRCNLDGSNCSYTDISTGQGTNSGNTPSTAIDTINAKLLVITQNGANNGKPSLFRCNLDGSNCSHTDISAGQGTNSGVNPSAVIDPLNGKLLIATQNSNKLALFVR
- a CDS encoding DUF1993 domain-containing protein, which translates into the protein MNQSVIYEISVQSFKRGLGNLIKILEKAEIHSETKKFPFENLLNSRLFPDQFQLTKQIQIACDTAKLCVARITGKEAPVHEDSEKNLNELKIRIQSVIQYLDTYKEEDFKSVNDIKVSQPRWEGKYLTGFEYLTHHAIPNFYFHITTAYAILRHNGVEIGKKDYLGEMPFKK
- a CDS encoding helix-turn-helix transcriptional regulator, which gives rise to MVPTVFEYKPRLQLSPYIESYLLIQCEESFIKSIIPHYSFVLTIKLKGNHHYRIHSDSKSLPIISLSGLRKTVKHNTLSKGAEILIVKFQPWGAFSFFNMSMKELNEVGISGYDLWNQSDLNEMYSQLLETKDNHSKIDHVEKFLLKMIQKQIIDKRILEAISQMNLSQGKIKINDIASVLNLSIDTFEKKFREVIGSTPKQFSSIIRMNSVIQEIRKYNSLTRLAYDFGYFDQSHFIREFKSFTGKTPTEFLT
- a CDS encoding DUF1761 domain-containing protein, with the translated sequence MLQILFNLNWIAIGLAFLVYFFLGYVWFTVLFAKPYRISLGKENETTEPLTPIFIIGPGICTLFNLVTTAVLFSALQINQMADALQWGSFIGIGYLAANTFNIAINPNIPKPILYGIISSAYHLVGINIASFLLIQNF